In the Leifsonia sp. 466MF genome, one interval contains:
- a CDS encoding Gfo/Idh/MocA family protein encodes MTDDKPQLRVAMIGYGFMGAAHSQGWRTAPRFFDLPAEPVMSVIVGRDAARVEDARRRFGWQRAETDWRAVIDDPEIDVVDICTPGDSHAEIAIAALDAGKHVLCEKPLANTVAEAEAMTAAAERAAARGIRSMVGFSYRRVPAIGYARSLVQEGRLGAIRQVRALYLQDWLRDEDGPMTWRLDKALAGSGSLGDIGAHAVDLIEHLTGSQLSAVSGTLTTFVEERPLLGEGVGLSGTASTERGKVTVDDAAWFTARLEGGEADGAIGAFEATRYATGRKNALRIELSGSRGAIAFDLEEMNELQFYDATAPAGEQGFTRIIVTEPEHPYMANWWPTGHAIGYEHAFSHEVVDLVTAIASGTDPEPSFADGLHIQRVLDAVERSAADGSAWTPIP; translated from the coding sequence ATGACCGACGACAAGCCGCAGCTCCGGGTCGCCATGATCGGGTACGGGTTCATGGGCGCAGCGCACTCGCAGGGCTGGCGCACCGCCCCGCGCTTCTTCGACCTCCCCGCCGAGCCGGTCATGTCCGTGATCGTCGGCCGCGACGCCGCCCGCGTCGAGGATGCACGCCGCCGGTTCGGCTGGCAGCGCGCCGAGACCGACTGGCGCGCCGTGATCGACGACCCCGAGATCGACGTCGTCGACATCTGCACACCCGGCGACAGCCACGCGGAGATCGCGATCGCCGCCCTCGACGCCGGCAAGCACGTGCTCTGCGAGAAGCCGCTCGCCAACACCGTCGCGGAGGCGGAGGCGATGACCGCCGCCGCCGAGCGCGCCGCCGCCCGCGGCATCCGCTCGATGGTCGGTTTCAGCTACCGCCGGGTCCCTGCCATCGGCTACGCCCGCTCGCTGGTGCAGGAGGGGCGCCTCGGCGCCATCCGCCAGGTGCGCGCGCTCTACCTGCAGGACTGGCTCCGCGACGAGGACGGCCCGATGACGTGGCGCCTCGACAAGGCGCTCGCCGGCTCCGGCTCGCTCGGCGACATCGGGGCGCACGCCGTCGACCTCATCGAACACCTCACCGGCTCGCAGCTCAGTGCGGTCTCCGGGACGCTGACCACCTTCGTCGAGGAGCGCCCGCTGCTCGGCGAGGGCGTCGGCCTGTCCGGCACCGCATCCACCGAGCGCGGGAAGGTCACCGTCGATGACGCCGCCTGGTTCACCGCCCGCCTCGAAGGCGGGGAGGCGGACGGTGCGATCGGAGCCTTCGAGGCCACCCGGTACGCGACCGGCCGCAAGAACGCGCTCCGCATCGAACTCAGCGGCTCGCGCGGCGCCATCGCGTTCGACCTCGAGGAGATGAACGAGCTGCAGTTCTACGACGCGACGGCCCCGGCCGGGGAGCAGGGCTTCACGCGGATCATCGTCACCGAGCCCGAGCATCCCTACATGGCCAACTGGTGGCCGACCGGTCACGCCATCGGCTACGAGCACGCGTTCAGCCACGAGGTCGTCGACCTGGTGACCGCCATCGCGTCCGGAACCGACCCCGAGCCGTCGTTCGCCGACGGCCTCCACATCCAGCGCGTCCTCGACGCCGTCGAGCGCAGCGCCGCCGACGGCAGCGCCTGGACCCCGATCCCCTGA
- a CDS encoding ABC transporter substrate-binding protein: protein MRKRHLAIGAVLAAGALLLAGCSGTSGSSSDSTDGKGKTLTLWHFESEDSAMGKAWNEAIKEFESETGAKVKFEAKAFEQIRSTASQVLNSDQAPDILEYNKGNATAGLLASQGLLTNLDDAVKKYGWDKKLAPSLQTTSRYDDKGIMGSGSWYGIPNYGEYVEVYYNKDMFAKYGIEVPKTQDEFVAALQKFKDNGVTPLAESAAEYPLGQLWYQLALTKADRSFVDDYQLYKGKVNWQGSELLSATKTVDDWVQKGYISKDASGLKAEDAGTAFISGKYPIFFSGSWWYGRFQTEIKDYQWGTFLFPGTKLSPGSAGNMWVIPEKAKNKGLAEKFIDITMTPKIQALIGNNGGVPVAADTADITDEKSKELIANFNTLTGEDGIAYYPDWPTPTFYDQLNAGLQELINGTKDPSAVNKELGSEYQDGVDQIVNQ from the coding sequence ATGCGCAAGAGGCACCTCGCAATCGGCGCCGTTCTGGCCGCCGGTGCCCTGCTGCTCGCCGGATGCTCCGGCACGTCCGGTTCGTCGTCCGACAGCACCGACGGGAAGGGCAAGACCCTCACCCTGTGGCACTTCGAGAGCGAAGACTCGGCGATGGGCAAGGCCTGGAACGAGGCCATCAAGGAGTTCGAGTCGGAGACCGGCGCCAAGGTCAAGTTCGAGGCGAAGGCCTTCGAGCAGATCCGCTCCACCGCGTCCCAGGTCCTGAACTCGGACCAGGCCCCCGACATCCTCGAGTACAACAAGGGCAACGCGACCGCCGGCCTCCTCGCCAGTCAGGGCCTGCTCACCAACCTCGACGACGCCGTCAAGAAGTACGGCTGGGACAAGAAGCTCGCGCCCAGCCTGCAGACCACGTCGCGATACGACGACAAGGGCATCATGGGTTCCGGTTCGTGGTACGGCATCCCGAACTACGGCGAGTACGTCGAGGTCTACTACAACAAGGACATGTTCGCGAAGTACGGCATCGAGGTGCCGAAGACGCAGGACGAGTTCGTCGCCGCGCTGCAGAAGTTCAAGGACAACGGGGTCACCCCGCTCGCGGAGTCGGCGGCCGAGTACCCGCTCGGCCAGCTCTGGTACCAGCTCGCGCTGACCAAGGCCGACCGTTCGTTCGTCGACGACTACCAGCTCTACAAGGGCAAGGTGAACTGGCAGGGCAGCGAGCTCCTCTCCGCCACCAAGACGGTCGACGACTGGGTGCAGAAGGGCTACATCTCCAAGGACGCCTCCGGCCTGAAGGCCGAGGACGCCGGGACCGCGTTCATCTCGGGCAAGTACCCGATCTTCTTCTCGGGCAGCTGGTGGTACGGCCGCTTCCAGACGGAGATCAAGGACTACCAGTGGGGCACGTTCCTCTTCCCGGGCACCAAGCTCTCGCCCGGATCCGCGGGCAACATGTGGGTGATCCCCGAGAAGGCGAAGAACAAGGGCCTCGCCGAGAAGTTCATCGACATCACGATGACCCCGAAGATCCAGGCGCTCATCGGCAACAACGGCGGCGTCCCCGTCGCCGCCGACACGGCCGACATCACCGACGAGAAGTCGAAGGAGCTGATCGCGAACTTCAACACCCTCACCGGTGAGGACGGCATCGCGTACTACCCCGACTGGCCTACGCCGACCTTCTACGACCAGCTGAACGCCGGTCTGCAGGAGCTCATCAACGGCACGAAGGACCCGTCCGCGGTCAACAAGGAGCTCGGCTCCGAGTACCAGGACGGCGTCGACCAGATCGTCAACCAGTAA
- a CDS encoding Gfo/Idh/MocA family protein has protein sequence MGVPLNVGVIGVGNISRQYFEHFPQLPNLRLTAVADLDVERASAVAAEQGVLGLSVDELLAHPEVDAVLNLTIPQAHAEVALRALAAGKHVYGEKPLALSTAEAAPVLERAAAQGLRIGSAPDTVLGTGIQTALALLDDGRIGHPVAAAVAWSAPGHELWHPAPAFYYQPGGGPLFDMGPYYLTSLVSFFGPVVRVSGATGRSTRERTVATGPLAGSTIPVDVDTHVTALLEHASGVISTVTVSFEVWATRAPKFEVYGTAGTIAVPDPNMFSDPVELATADDREFREVPVAAGYADAGRGYGLADMARAIETDRPHRASGELAFHVLEIMESVIRAGATHTVVELASTVERPAPVPLGARPESW, from the coding sequence GTGGGCGTCCCGTTGAACGTCGGCGTCATCGGCGTCGGCAACATCAGCCGGCAGTACTTCGAGCACTTCCCGCAGCTGCCGAACCTGCGTCTGACCGCCGTCGCCGACCTGGATGTGGAGCGCGCCTCCGCGGTCGCCGCCGAGCAGGGCGTGCTCGGGCTCTCGGTCGACGAGCTGCTCGCGCATCCCGAGGTGGATGCGGTGCTCAACCTGACCATCCCGCAGGCGCACGCCGAGGTCGCCCTCCGCGCGCTCGCCGCGGGCAAGCACGTCTACGGCGAGAAGCCGCTGGCTCTCTCGACCGCGGAGGCGGCGCCGGTCCTCGAGCGGGCTGCGGCGCAGGGCCTGCGGATCGGCAGCGCTCCGGACACCGTTCTGGGCACCGGCATCCAGACCGCCCTCGCGCTGCTCGACGATGGGCGGATCGGCCACCCGGTCGCCGCCGCCGTCGCCTGGAGCGCACCGGGCCACGAGCTGTGGCACCCGGCCCCGGCGTTCTACTACCAGCCGGGCGGCGGCCCACTGTTCGACATGGGGCCGTATTACCTGACCAGCCTGGTCAGCTTCTTCGGTCCGGTCGTGCGGGTGTCGGGGGCGACCGGCCGGTCGACGCGCGAGCGCACGGTCGCGACCGGCCCGCTCGCCGGCTCGACCATCCCGGTGGATGTGGACACCCACGTGACCGCCCTCCTCGAGCATGCGTCCGGCGTCATCTCGACCGTGACCGTCTCGTTCGAGGTGTGGGCGACGCGCGCTCCGAAGTTCGAGGTCTACGGGACCGCGGGGACGATCGCCGTGCCCGACCCCAACATGTTCTCCGACCCGGTGGAGCTGGCAACGGCCGACGACCGCGAGTTCCGCGAGGTGCCGGTCGCCGCCGGCTACGCGGACGCCGGTCGCGGCTACGGCCTCGCCGACATGGCGCGGGCGATCGAGACGGACCGCCCGCACCGGGCCTCCGGCGAGCTCGCCTTCCATGTGCTCGAGATCATGGAGTCGGTGATCCGGGCCGGGGCGACCCACACGGTGGTGGAGCTCGCGTCGACCGTCGAGCGTCCGGCCCCTGTGCCGCTGGGCGCGCGTCCGGAGAGCTGGTGA
- a CDS encoding LacI family DNA-binding transcriptional regulator translates to MSLSTVSKVLNGRPGVSADTRRRVEELLHDSGYARRGVDAERGETVELVIENLASEWSVEVIRGVERVTRENGLAMTLSTIGDYHAVGDELITGVLRRKPIAIVLQFSNLTADHRRQLRTRNIPFVVVDPAGDPPPDVPAIGATNWAGGVAATRHLLALGHRRIAAIAGPADLMCSRARVAGYQSALQEAGLPVPSEIGGGGFSRAEGEREGRRLLASPDRPTAIVCGNDMQALGVYDAAFALGLDVPRDVSVVGFDDAPSAAWARPPLTTIRQPLQEMAEEATRLALRLRAGAVENTRLELATALVERGSTAAPAA, encoded by the coding sequence GTGTCGCTGTCGACGGTGTCGAAGGTGCTCAACGGCCGCCCCGGCGTGTCCGCCGACACCCGCCGACGCGTCGAGGAGCTGCTGCACGACTCCGGGTACGCCCGCCGCGGTGTGGATGCGGAACGCGGCGAGACCGTCGAACTCGTCATCGAGAACCTGGCGAGCGAGTGGTCCGTCGAGGTCATCCGCGGCGTGGAGCGCGTCACCCGCGAGAACGGGCTGGCGATGACCCTCTCGACCATCGGCGACTACCACGCGGTCGGAGACGAGCTGATCACCGGGGTGCTCCGCCGCAAGCCGATCGCGATCGTGCTGCAGTTCTCGAACCTGACGGCCGACCACCGCCGCCAGCTGCGCACCCGCAACATCCCGTTCGTCGTCGTCGATCCCGCCGGCGACCCTCCGCCGGACGTGCCCGCCATCGGGGCCACCAACTGGGCGGGAGGCGTCGCCGCCACCCGTCACCTGCTGGCGCTCGGCCATCGGCGCATCGCGGCGATCGCCGGCCCGGCCGATCTGATGTGCTCCCGCGCTCGGGTCGCCGGATACCAGTCGGCCCTGCAGGAGGCGGGCCTCCCGGTGCCGTCGGAGATCGGCGGGGGAGGGTTCTCGCGCGCGGAGGGGGAGCGGGAAGGGCGAAGGCTGCTCGCGTCGCCGGACCGCCCGACCGCCATCGTCTGCGGCAACGACATGCAGGCGCTCGGCGTGTACGACGCCGCCTTCGCGCTCGGCCTCGATGTGCCCCGGGATGTGTCGGTGGTCGGCTTCGACGACGCGCCGTCCGCGGCGTGGGCGCGACCGCCGCTGACGACCATCCGGCAGCCGCTGCAGGAGATGGCGGAGGAGGCGACGCGCCTCGCGCTGCGGCTCCGGGCCGGCGCGGTGGAGAACACACGGCTCGAGCTTGCGACCGCTCTGGTCGAGCGCGGGTCGACGGCAGCGCCCGCCGCCTGA
- a CDS encoding ThuA domain-containing protein encodes MSKQALIVRGGWDGHMPVETTELFRPFLRENGFDTRVEEGTAVYADDAFMDTVDLVVQVNTMNTIEEPEFRGLQRAVLNGTGMAGWHGGIADSYRNNADYLHMIGGQFAHHAGKDPAERVGEQSDNYIPYTVHITDYGRTHPITQGIDDFDLVTEQYWVLSDEYNDVLATTTQSVRPWDAWNRPVTAPAIWTRQWGKGRIFVSAPGHRLEIVESQPVRTIIERGMLWASR; translated from the coding sequence ATGAGCAAGCAGGCACTGATCGTCCGTGGAGGATGGGATGGGCACATGCCCGTCGAGACCACGGAGCTGTTCCGCCCCTTCCTGCGCGAGAACGGCTTCGACACCCGGGTCGAGGAGGGCACGGCCGTCTACGCGGACGACGCCTTCATGGACACCGTCGACCTCGTCGTGCAGGTCAACACCATGAACACGATCGAGGAGCCTGAGTTCCGCGGCCTCCAGCGCGCCGTGCTCAACGGGACGGGGATGGCCGGCTGGCACGGCGGGATCGCCGACTCGTACCGCAACAACGCCGACTACCTGCACATGATCGGCGGACAGTTCGCCCATCACGCGGGCAAGGATCCGGCCGAGCGCGTCGGCGAGCAGTCGGACAACTACATCCCGTACACCGTGCACATCACCGACTACGGCCGGACGCATCCCATCACGCAGGGGATCGACGACTTCGACCTGGTCACCGAGCAGTACTGGGTGCTCAGCGACGAGTACAACGACGTCCTCGCCACCACCACCCAGAGCGTCCGCCCGTGGGATGCGTGGAACCGCCCCGTCACCGCTCCGGCCATCTGGACCCGGCAGTGGGGGAAGGGACGCATCTTCGTCTCGGCACCTGGCCACCGGCTGGAGATCGTCGAGAGCCAGCCCGTCCGCACCATCATCGAGAGGGGGATGCTGTGGGCGTCCCGTTGA
- the yicI gene encoding alpha-xylosidase, which yields MKFTDGFWMLRDGVTPVYAQEAYDVVAGDGSITITAPAKVIERRGDTLNRPTLTVTLTSPLPGVVGVRVDHWQGTQPERGFDLNVEEGHAHVSVDDEAGVLTTGGLTATVKRGAPWSLTFSAGDRVLTSSGHKSLGYMTVAGEGTFVHEQLALGVGELVYGLGERFGPLVKNGQVVDIWNADGGTSSEQAYKNIPFYLTNRGYGVLVNHPGHVSYEIGSESVERVQFSVPGESLEYYLVYGPTPKEILERYTALTGRPASVPAWSYGLWLSTSFTTDYDEATVTSFIDGMAERDLPLSVFHFDCFWMREFNWCDFEWDPRTFPDPEGMLARLHDKDLRVCVWLNPYIGQRSPLFAEAAEAGFLVKRPNGDVWQWDLWQAGMGLVDFTNPHATRWYQDKLRGLVAQGVDCFKTDFGERIPLEVDYFDGSSPERMHNLYTQLYNEAVFEVLQEAKGVGEAVLFARSATAGGQQLPVHWGGDNTSSYESMAETLRGGLSLAFSGFGFWSHDIGGFEGTPDPGVFKRWTAFGLLSSHSRLHGSDSYRVPWAFDEEAVEVTRLFTKLKLRLMPYLFAAGQEAHAAGTPVMRPMQLEFPGDPAVDHLDRQYMLGADLLVAPVFSPSEVEFYLPDGTWTEYFSGRTVEGGRWLRETHGFDSIPLFVREGAVLPLGARDDRPDYDYRTDLTLAVYPGPDGVRTVTVTTPDGEVAEYTVTRRGEALTATGPSGHPFTLRDAVTGRTAASESGTATLG from the coding sequence ATGAAGTTCACCGATGGTTTCTGGATGCTGCGCGACGGCGTCACGCCCGTCTACGCCCAGGAGGCGTACGACGTGGTCGCCGGCGACGGCAGCATCACGATCACCGCGCCCGCCAAGGTCATCGAGCGCAGGGGGGACACCCTCAACCGCCCGACGCTGACCGTCACGCTCACTTCGCCGCTGCCCGGCGTGGTCGGCGTCCGCGTCGACCACTGGCAGGGCACGCAGCCGGAGCGCGGCTTCGACCTCAACGTCGAGGAGGGGCACGCGCACGTGTCCGTCGACGACGAGGCGGGCGTGCTCACGACCGGCGGCCTGACGGCGACGGTGAAGCGCGGGGCGCCGTGGTCGCTGACCTTCTCGGCGGGCGACCGCGTGCTCACCTCGAGCGGACACAAGTCCCTCGGCTACATGACCGTGGCCGGCGAGGGGACGTTCGTCCACGAGCAGCTGGCGCTCGGCGTCGGCGAGCTGGTCTACGGCCTGGGGGAGCGCTTCGGACCGCTGGTGAAGAACGGCCAGGTGGTCGACATCTGGAACGCCGACGGCGGCACCTCCAGCGAGCAGGCGTACAAGAACATCCCGTTCTATCTGACCAACCGCGGCTACGGCGTGCTCGTCAACCACCCCGGCCACGTCTCGTACGAGATCGGGTCGGAGTCGGTGGAGCGCGTCCAGTTCTCGGTGCCCGGCGAGAGCCTGGAGTACTACCTCGTGTACGGCCCGACTCCGAAGGAGATCCTGGAGCGGTACACCGCACTGACGGGTCGGCCGGCGTCGGTTCCTGCCTGGTCGTACGGCCTCTGGCTGTCGACCAGCTTCACCACCGACTACGACGAGGCGACCGTCACCTCCTTCATCGACGGCATGGCCGAGCGCGACCTGCCGCTGTCGGTGTTCCACTTCGACTGCTTCTGGATGCGCGAGTTCAACTGGTGCGACTTCGAGTGGGACCCGCGCACGTTCCCGGACCCGGAGGGGATGCTCGCGCGCCTGCACGACAAGGACCTCCGGGTCTGCGTGTGGCTCAATCCCTACATCGGGCAGCGCTCGCCGCTGTTCGCGGAGGCCGCCGAGGCGGGCTTCCTGGTGAAGCGTCCGAACGGCGACGTCTGGCAGTGGGACCTGTGGCAGGCCGGGATGGGCCTCGTCGACTTCACGAACCCGCATGCGACCCGCTGGTACCAGGACAAGCTGCGAGGGCTGGTCGCGCAGGGCGTCGACTGCTTCAAGACCGACTTCGGGGAGCGCATCCCACTCGAGGTGGACTACTTCGACGGCTCATCGCCGGAGCGCATGCACAACCTCTACACGCAGCTCTACAACGAGGCCGTGTTCGAGGTGCTGCAGGAGGCGAAGGGCGTCGGCGAGGCCGTGCTGTTCGCGCGATCGGCGACCGCAGGGGGCCAGCAGTTGCCCGTCCACTGGGGCGGGGACAACACCTCCAGCTACGAGTCCATGGCCGAGACCCTGCGCGGCGGCCTCTCGCTGGCGTTCAGCGGCTTCGGCTTCTGGAGCCACGACATCGGCGGCTTCGAGGGCACCCCCGACCCGGGCGTCTTCAAGCGCTGGACCGCGTTCGGGCTGCTGTCGAGCCACTCGCGCCTGCACGGCAGCGACTCGTACCGGGTGCCGTGGGCGTTCGACGAGGAAGCCGTCGAGGTCACGCGCCTGTTCACGAAGCTGAAGCTGCGGTTGATGCCGTATCTGTTCGCGGCGGGCCAGGAGGCGCACGCCGCGGGGACGCCGGTCATGCGGCCGATGCAGCTCGAGTTCCCGGGCGACCCGGCCGTCGACCACCTCGACCGCCAGTACATGCTCGGAGCGGACCTCCTGGTCGCGCCCGTGTTCTCGCCGTCCGAGGTCGAGTTCTATCTGCCCGACGGCACCTGGACCGAGTACTTCTCGGGCCGGACGGTGGAGGGCGGACGCTGGCTGCGCGAGACCCACGGCTTCGACAGCATCCCGCTGTTCGTGCGCGAAGGCGCCGTCCTGCCGCTCGGCGCCCGCGACGACCGCCCGGACTACGACTACCGCACCGACCTCACGCTCGCCGTCTACCCCGGGCCGGACGGAGTGCGCACGGTGACCGTCACGACCCCCGATGGCGAGGTCGCCGAGTACACGGTGACCCGCCGCGGTGAGGCTCTGACGGCGACCGGGCCGAGCGGGCATCCTTTCACGCTGCGGGATGCGGTCACCGGCCGCACCGCGGCCTCGGAGTCGGGGACGGCGACCCTCGGCTGA
- a CDS encoding carbohydrate ABC transporter permease gives MSTTIERPRTDAATAQPRRLKRQKPRKTVTDWVILVVAILIGIGIAFPFLLILINSFKSPADYNSGGPLQLPTSFYTDGIVNFWNRVNFPEKLWNSIFISGMVALLSVVLSVLNAYALGIGRVKARTWIIVLFLLANMLPQEALLYPLYFMFKQVGLYDNPWAVIIIFTVIQSAFGTYLLSSVYGTFPKEVLEAASLDGAGRWRILWRVVVPISRPTLSVLLIFFFIWTWNEFLIPLTFLVSNDNQTVPVAISALQGDRLMDVTTTSASALLGLIPTLVFFLIFQRTLTRGITAGAVK, from the coding sequence ATGTCGACCACCATCGAGCGCCCCCGCACGGATGCGGCGACGGCGCAGCCCCGCCGGCTGAAGCGGCAGAAGCCGCGCAAGACCGTGACCGACTGGGTCATCCTCGTCGTCGCGATCCTCATCGGGATCGGCATCGCCTTCCCGTTCCTGCTGATCCTCATCAACTCGTTCAAGAGCCCGGCCGACTACAACTCGGGTGGTCCGCTGCAGCTGCCGACGTCGTTCTACACGGACGGCATCGTCAACTTCTGGAACCGCGTCAACTTCCCGGAGAAGCTGTGGAACTCCATCTTCATCTCCGGGATGGTCGCCCTGCTGTCGGTCGTGCTGTCGGTCCTCAACGCCTACGCGCTCGGCATCGGCCGGGTGAAGGCGCGCACCTGGATCATCGTGCTGTTCCTCCTGGCCAACATGCTGCCGCAGGAGGCCCTGCTCTACCCGCTGTACTTCATGTTCAAGCAGGTCGGCCTGTACGACAATCCGTGGGCGGTCATCATCATCTTCACGGTGATCCAGAGCGCGTTCGGCACGTATCTGCTGTCGAGCGTGTACGGCACCTTCCCGAAGGAGGTGCTGGAGGCCGCATCGCTCGACGGCGCCGGCCGCTGGCGCATCCTGTGGCGCGTCGTCGTCCCGATCTCGCGCCCGACCCTGAGCGTCCTGCTCATCTTCTTCTTCATCTGGACGTGGAACGAGTTCCTGATCCCGCTGACCTTCCTGGTGTCGAACGACAACCAGACGGTCCCTGTCGCGATCAGCGCCCTGCAGGGCGACCGGCTGATGGATGTGACGACCACGTCCGCCTCGGCACTGCTCGGCCTCATCCCAACCCTCGTCTTCTTCCTCATCTTCCAGCGCACCCTGACCCGCGGCATTACCGCCGGCGCGGTCAAGTAA
- a CDS encoding ROK family transcriptional regulator — protein MSASELSTVRPSSGGATDALRRSNLATVLGFVHRDGALSRSDLTRLTGLNRSTVGDLVAELAALDLVEVDETPGGGRAGRPSPVVRVSGTVAAVAVNPEVDAVIVGLVGLGGRVLKRVRIETASARSAAETVTLASAGIAGMLAGESGIRIAGIGVAVPGQVRLSDGMVREATHFGWVDEPLAGMLSAATGHRVWAANAAVLGLRAESAFGAGRGVDDLVYMIGGASGIGGGAIGGGRLLTGAAGYAGEFGHTFVRSDGRHCSCGSRGCLEAEVTQAELLASVGLASAEAASLADRLVATEDPAALAVIERDYALLSIAARNAVNVFNPSLLVLGGFLAALYRGARAHGAPDLLDDVVHSAREGVTVVEAELGTDQLLIGAAELVLADLIADPARALAAA, from the coding sequence ATGTCCGCATCCGAGCTGAGCACCGTGCGCCCGTCGTCGGGCGGCGCCACGGACGCGCTGCGCCGCAGCAACCTGGCGACCGTGCTCGGTTTCGTGCACCGCGACGGAGCTCTGTCGCGCAGCGACCTGACCCGCCTGACCGGGCTGAACCGCTCGACGGTCGGCGACCTGGTGGCGGAACTCGCGGCCCTCGACCTGGTCGAGGTGGACGAAACGCCAGGAGGCGGTCGCGCCGGTCGTCCGAGTCCCGTCGTCCGCGTCTCGGGCACTGTCGCCGCCGTCGCGGTGAACCCCGAAGTGGATGCGGTGATCGTCGGCCTCGTCGGTCTCGGCGGCCGTGTGCTCAAGAGGGTCCGCATCGAGACCGCGTCGGCGCGGTCGGCCGCGGAGACCGTCACCCTGGCTTCGGCAGGGATCGCCGGGATGCTGGCGGGGGAGTCCGGCATCCGCATCGCCGGGATCGGCGTCGCGGTGCCCGGCCAGGTGCGGCTGTCGGACGGCATGGTCCGGGAGGCGACGCACTTCGGCTGGGTGGACGAACCGCTGGCCGGGATGCTCTCCGCCGCGACCGGCCACCGGGTGTGGGCGGCCAACGCGGCCGTCCTCGGCCTGCGGGCCGAGAGCGCGTTCGGCGCCGGGCGCGGCGTCGACGACCTCGTGTACATGATCGGCGGAGCGTCAGGGATCGGCGGCGGCGCGATCGGCGGCGGCCGTCTGCTGACGGGTGCCGCCGGATACGCGGGGGAGTTCGGGCACACGTTCGTCCGGTCGGACGGCCGGCACTGCTCTTGCGGATCGCGCGGGTGCCTGGAGGCCGAGGTCACCCAGGCGGAGCTGCTGGCATCGGTGGGCCTCGCGTCGGCGGAGGCCGCATCCCTCGCCGACCGGCTGGTCGCCACGGAGGATCCAGCGGCGCTCGCCGTCATCGAGCGCGATTACGCGCTGCTGTCGATCGCGGCGCGCAATGCCGTCAACGTGTTCAACCCCTCGCTGCTCGTGCTCGGCGGCTTCCTCGCCGCCCTGTACCGGGGAGCCCGCGCGCACGGCGCACCCGACCTGCTCGACGATGTCGTGCACTCGGCGAGAGAGGGCGTCACGGTGGTCGAGGCGGAGCTCGGAACCGATCAGCTGCTCATCGGCGCGGCCGAACTGGTGCTGGCCGACCTGATCGCGGATCCCGCTCGAGCGCTCGCCGCCGCCTGA
- a CDS encoding carbohydrate ABC transporter permease translates to MVDVSVRAPEGRKRKAQSEALVPGRGHGRFWLYLLPGFVLLTVIVLVPLVWNIYLSFTSYRGIRPPKFIGLNNWVRLMGDDKFWTSFGNSIAMIIAMVVIPTLVGLILAAMLFDLVGKKFGGKLASFLRATYYLPQILPVVIAAIVIGWILRPDNGALNTMLQAVGLGQFAHNWLGSPDTALASIMAVMVWVQIGYPVVIFMAALQRVDPELYEAAELDGANWFQRFRSITVSIIRPEIFVVTLTCTIAALKVFGPVYTLTRGGPGTATMVPSYYSYSEFFQSQQVGYGATIATALTVVIIAVSVLFMIAQNRAERRENQI, encoded by the coding sequence ATGGTCGACGTGAGCGTGCGCGCGCCGGAAGGGCGCAAGCGGAAGGCGCAGAGCGAAGCGCTGGTGCCCGGCCGAGGGCACGGCCGGTTCTGGCTGTACCTGCTGCCGGGATTCGTCCTGCTGACGGTGATCGTCCTCGTCCCGCTGGTGTGGAACATCTACCTCAGCTTCACGAGCTACCGCGGCATCCGCCCGCCGAAGTTCATCGGGCTGAACAACTGGGTCCGGCTGATGGGCGACGACAAGTTCTGGACATCGTTCGGCAACTCCATCGCGATGATCATCGCGATGGTCGTCATCCCGACCCTCGTCGGCCTCATCCTCGCGGCCATGCTGTTCGACCTGGTCGGCAAGAAGTTCGGCGGCAAGCTCGCCAGCTTCCTGCGGGCCACCTACTACCTGCCGCAGATCCTGCCCGTCGTCATCGCGGCGATCGTGATCGGCTGGATCCTGCGGCCCGACAACGGCGCGCTCAACACCATGCTGCAGGCCGTCGGTCTGGGGCAGTTCGCCCACAACTGGCTGGGGAGCCCGGACACGGCACTCGCCTCCATCATGGCCGTGATGGTCTGGGTGCAGATCGGCTACCCGGTCGTCATCTTCATGGCGGCGCTCCAGCGGGTCGACCCCGAGCTGTATGAGGCGGCCGAGCTCGATGGAGCCAACTGGTTCCAGCGGTTCCGCTCGATCACCGTGTCCATCATCCGGCCCGAGATCTTCGTCGTCACCCTGACCTGCACCATCGCGGCCCTCAAGGTCTTCGGCCCGGTCTACACGCTGACCCGCGGTGGGCCCGGCACGGCGACCATGGTGCCCAGCTACTACTCCTACAGCGAGTTCTTCCAGAGCCAGCAGGTGGGATACGGCGCCACCATCGCGACCGCGCTGACGGTGGTCATCATCGCCGTCTCCGTCCTCTTCATGATCGCCCAGAACCGCGCGGAGCGCAGGGAGAACCAGATCTGA